The Desulfoscipio gibsoniae DSM 7213 genome contains a region encoding:
- a CDS encoding sulfite exporter TauE/SafE family protein produces MRKIYEGIMQASRSYAQWEIANSNAILRDRKRVMLLFVMLLPVIIPAIAHAAGGSGLPEVLGGKSAYGPSYYNPTIFYGSILVGLAAGLITGCVGAGGGFIITPALMTMGVKGIMAVGTDQFHIFAKSIMGTVVHKKLGNVHVGLAIAFLCGSLLGVTGGGMLNRALFTINPVLSGFVINTVYVIMLGFLAIYALNDFFRTRKSGHSVDAHGGGGSTDLTSAARKMQSVKIPPMITFDEDIHPGGKKISGVFVAICGAIVGFMAAIMGVGGGFLTFPMFVYGLGVSSFTTVGTDILQIIFTAGFGAITQYAIYGYVFYTLAMGMLVGSLLGIQVGAMTTKVVSGATINGFYAITILAGFVNRLFDMPNNLQQMGYISISSQTASIIAQIGAVIFFAIVGIFAAWVIAVFIKSVPRLREEAAMASNGKGE; encoded by the coding sequence ATATTAAGAGATCGCAAAAGGGTCATGCTACTATTTGTAATGCTGCTGCCCGTAATTATCCCGGCCATTGCTCATGCCGCAGGCGGAAGTGGATTGCCGGAAGTGCTTGGGGGCAAGTCAGCCTACGGTCCTTCATACTATAACCCGACCATTTTTTATGGTTCAATATTGGTGGGGCTTGCCGCAGGTCTAATCACGGGATGTGTCGGCGCCGGTGGTGGATTTATCATTACCCCCGCACTGATGACCATGGGTGTTAAGGGAATTATGGCCGTAGGTACAGACCAATTCCATATTTTCGCCAAGTCTATAATGGGCACAGTTGTGCACAAAAAATTAGGTAACGTCCACGTTGGTTTAGCAATAGCATTTTTGTGCGGCTCACTACTGGGGGTTACCGGCGGCGGTATGCTTAACCGGGCACTTTTTACCATAAACCCTGTACTAAGTGGATTTGTAATTAATACAGTATACGTAATCATGCTTGGATTTTTAGCCATCTACGCATTGAACGACTTCTTTAGAACCAGAAAGTCCGGGCATTCTGTAGATGCCCACGGCGGAGGAGGATCCACTGATCTCACCAGTGCAGCAAGAAAGATGCAGTCCGTCAAGATTCCGCCCATGATTACCTTTGATGAAGATATTCATCCCGGCGGCAAAAAAATTTCCGGTGTGTTCGTGGCCATCTGCGGTGCCATCGTAGGTTTCATGGCAGCTATCATGGGAGTAGGCGGCGGCTTTTTAACCTTCCCCATGTTCGTATATGGTCTGGGCGTATCCTCCTTTACCACTGTGGGTACTGACATACTGCAAATTATCTTTACTGCAGGCTTTGGTGCCATTACCCAATATGCCATATACGGTTACGTGTTCTACACTCTGGCCATGGGCATGTTGGTTGGATCCCTGCTGGGCATTCAAGTTGGTGCCATGACCACCAAGGTTGTATCGGGTGCTACAATTAACGGTTTTTATGCTATCACCATCCTGGCGGGCTTTGTCAACAGGTTGTTTGATATGCCCAACAACTTACAGCAAATGGGTTATATTTCCATAAGCTCGCAAACTGCTAGTATTATTGCTCAAATTGGTGCAGTTATCTTCTTTGCCATTGTGGGAATATTTGCCGCCTGGGTAATAGCAGTATTTATTAAGAGCGTACCCAGGCTGCGTGAAGAGGCAGCAATGGCATCTAATGGAAAGGGGGAATGA